A stretch of the Conexivisphaerales archaeon genome encodes the following:
- a CDS encoding ATP-binding cassette domain-containing protein, whose amino-acid sequence MLEVKELKVEFDKVKVLDNVNIDVNDEKVVLVGPNGSGKSTLFKAILGLAPIASGSIKVFGNDVRNAKEVIKVSTNLAEVYRLANLNVADIIEIYSELKGEGNARAIQMIKEFELEDTLSKKLYQLSTGQQKMVCNILAVNSKAELLLLDEPFDNVDQSRRRRFIELLKQRDAEVLMSTHEFDLLRQLQDWKLCFMLEGKLWGKFEVSQLERLYVSKGKVEGALAIMETSPGVFSVTLDKGDVQVKNATNLSSLLEAAAE is encoded by the coding sequence ATGCTGGAAGTCAAAGAGCTCAAAGTAGAATTTGACAAGGTCAAAGTGCTGGACAATGTAAACATCGATGTAAACGATGAAAAGGTCGTTCTGGTGGGGCCGAACGGCTCTGGCAAATCAACTCTTTTTAAAGCCATACTTGGGTTGGCGCCTATTGCAAGCGGCAGCATCAAGGTATTTGGAAACGACGTCAGAAACGCAAAGGAGGTGATAAAGGTATCAACAAACCTGGCAGAGGTCTACAGGCTTGCGAACCTGAACGTTGCTGACATCATAGAAATCTATTCAGAGCTCAAGGGGGAGGGAAATGCCAGAGCCATTCAGATGATAAAGGAGTTCGAGCTGGAGGATACCTTGTCAAAGAAGCTTTATCAGCTCAGCACTGGCCAGCAGAAGATGGTCTGCAACATTCTAGCTGTGAACAGCAAGGCAGAACTTCTGCTCTTGGACGAGCCTTTTGACAACGTCGACCAAAGCAGGAGAAGGAGGTTCATCGAACTGCTGAAGCAGAGAGATGCGGAGGTACTGATGAGCACGCATGAATTCGACCTGCTGAGGCAGCTGCAAGACTGGAAGCTATGCTTCATGCTCGAGGGAAAATTATGGGGCAAATTTGAGGTTTCTCAACTCGAAAGGCTCTACGTTTCAAAGGGTAAGGTTGAAGGAGCTCTGGCAATTATGGAGACCAGCCCAGGAGTGTTCTCAGTAACTCTTGACAAAGGCGATGTGCAAGTGAAAAACGCTACCAACCTTTCATCACTTCTGGAGGCTGCTGCAGAATGA
- a CDS encoding penicillin acylase family protein — MRPVSFAALVIIIIAIAYFSEGVQLLNPVNGAWVVINGSSLKSGSFSIPGLESNVTITIDSSGMAHIRASNDHDLFFAQGFYSAYQRLDQMEFQAILASGNLSRYIGNAGLASDKTMLLLGLSRNTYLLENNLSRLYPSFYSLVQDFSDGVNAYIHSPYYVTPLVFKLAGIKPFDWSPFYSLVWQEYMSWSLTTGASEPLAYSLLYSSLGANMSQLLWPYYPYYTQNVTVIPGDGEVNNFSLSQQGIDPAYLWSLDWVQPWATGINTSLLPQITPLVRYALSNISDPYLEYFASSFVGSNSWVVTSKFSSTSSPMLANDPHLPLYAPSLWLPMQLVDNNFNVTGWELVGEPGILIGHTQHTAWGLTTPEGNSANVYLEVLNGSSYLYDGSWHPMQTITYRLTNGNFTVYYTNNGPLLARYSAGGKEYGISLNWVAARGDSYDLLAEIMLDNSTNYQDMLNALRYWGSPPQNFALVSDQHAGYITAGYYPVINETLPDGKSVQVIGSRSLLNGSVSRYEPAGLVPFNYLPQAVDVGRGFMFAPNQPTVWQNYPYPFIGGFWASGGRAQTIYNYMSSKQSFSIQQMMDLQSNITDYWSVQLSKLFLNSLQGIDMTPLQAQAYSYLSSWNHQASADSVGMTVYWYTLAELDNLTYGRLYQQYNLSMLPEPFTSTTIYLAINYPDASIFGGSFQNAVRNAFSSAVSLLERNLGGNVSEWQWGKVHMLEIQSYSNLAELSLGPYPIWGDSHTVSVGGVPEQLTVPEPYVRVGSSLRFIASPLSQQFFGVIPGGASGNVLSSFYSNQLQRWISHEYYNMNNQTTIVRWELR, encoded by the coding sequence CGTACAGCTTTTGAACCCCGTAAACGGAGCATGGGTTGTCATAAACGGCTCAAGCTTGAAGTCTGGCAGCTTCTCCATCCCAGGGCTCGAGAGCAACGTCACCATAACGATAGATTCATCCGGCATGGCTCATATAAGAGCATCAAACGACCATGACCTCTTCTTCGCCCAGGGCTTCTACTCAGCATACCAGAGGCTCGACCAGATGGAGTTTCAGGCCATTCTTGCAAGCGGTAACCTCAGCAGGTATATAGGGAATGCTGGCCTGGCTTCGGACAAGACGATGCTCCTGCTGGGTCTTTCAAGAAATACCTATCTGCTTGAAAACAATTTAAGCAGACTCTATCCATCGTTCTATTCCCTTGTCCAGGACTTCAGCGATGGAGTAAACGCATACATTCATAGCCCATACTATGTAACACCTCTAGTCTTCAAGCTTGCAGGGATAAAACCTTTTGACTGGTCTCCCTTCTATTCGCTTGTCTGGCAAGAGTACATGAGCTGGTCCCTGACTACAGGTGCAAGCGAACCTCTTGCATACTCCCTTCTTTACTCATCGCTGGGTGCAAACATGAGCCAGCTCCTCTGGCCCTATTATCCATATTACACGCAGAACGTTACAGTCATCCCTGGCGATGGTGAAGTCAACAACTTCAGTCTTAGCCAGCAGGGGATAGACCCTGCGTATCTATGGTCTCTCGACTGGGTTCAACCTTGGGCAACTGGGATAAACACATCACTTCTTCCCCAGATTACACCTCTTGTTCGCTATGCTTTGTCAAACATATCAGACCCATACCTAGAATATTTTGCCAGCAGCTTTGTAGGAAGTAATAGCTGGGTGGTAACTTCGAAATTCAGCTCAACTTCATCTCCTATGCTTGCGAATGATCCTCATCTACCTCTATACGCACCCTCCCTCTGGCTACCTATGCAGCTTGTGGATAACAACTTCAACGTTACAGGCTGGGAGCTGGTAGGTGAGCCTGGGATACTCATAGGCCATACTCAGCATACAGCATGGGGTCTGACAACACCTGAGGGGAATTCAGCTAACGTCTACCTAGAGGTGCTGAACGGCTCAAGCTACCTGTATGATGGCAGTTGGCATCCGATGCAGACTATAACCTATAGACTGACAAATGGCAATTTTACCGTCTACTACACAAACAACGGTCCACTCCTGGCAAGATATTCAGCTGGCGGAAAGGAGTATGGGATATCGCTGAACTGGGTCGCTGCAAGGGGCGATTCATACGACCTGCTTGCGGAGATAATGCTCGATAACTCAACAAACTATCAGGATATGCTTAATGCACTGAGATACTGGGGCTCGCCTCCCCAGAATTTTGCTCTGGTATCTGACCAGCATGCAGGCTACATCACGGCAGGCTATTACCCAGTGATAAACGAAACATTACCAGACGGCAAAAGCGTTCAGGTGATAGGGTCAAGGTCCCTTCTAAATGGATCAGTGAGCAGGTATGAACCGGCAGGGCTTGTACCTTTCAACTACCTTCCTCAGGCAGTAGATGTTGGTAGGGGTTTCATGTTCGCTCCTAACCAGCCAACAGTCTGGCAGAATTATCCCTATCCTTTCATCGGTGGTTTCTGGGCTTCAGGTGGCAGAGCACAGACAATTTATAACTACATGTCATCAAAGCAGTCTTTCAGCATACAGCAGATGATGGACCTGCAGTCTAACATTACAGATTACTGGTCAGTGCAGCTGTCAAAGCTATTTCTGAACTCGCTACAGGGTATTGATATGACCCCTCTACAGGCTCAGGCATACTCATACCTTTCCTCTTGGAATCATCAGGCATCAGCAGACTCTGTTGGCATGACAGTCTACTGGTATACCTTGGCAGAGCTGGATAATTTAACATATGGTAGATTGTACCAGCAGTACAATCTATCGATGCTTCCAGAACCGTTCACATCAACTACAATCTATCTTGCGATAAACTACCCTGATGCTAGCATCTTTGGCGGAAGTTTCCAGAACGCTGTAAGAAATGCATTTTCTTCTGCAGTATCTCTGCTTGAAAGGAATTTGGGGGGCAACGTAAGCGAATGGCAGTGGGGAAAGGTTCACATGCTTGAAATACAGAGCTACAGCAACCTTGCTGAGCTATCTCTAGGTCCCTATCCGATATGGGGTGACAGCCATACCGTGAGTGTTGGAGGAGTGCCAGAACAGCTCACAGTTCCTGAACCCTATGTAAGAGTTGGATCATCGCTGAGGTTCATCGCATCTCCTCTCTCTCAGCAGTTCTTTGGAGTCATTCCAGGAGGGGCGAGTGGGAATGTGCTAAGCAGCTTCTACAGCAACCAGCTGCAACGCTGGATATCTCATGAATATTACAATATGAATAATCAGACCACAATCGTAAGGTGGGAGCTAAGATGA
- a CDS encoding MEDS domain-containing protein encodes MPANEGPKIFDATLGAENVFDFASRLDIGVHALMIYEDMKAARRAEFVYLAAGLEKNQPAIYLSSRDEASDILHDMEEFGIDVKKYAARKMLLVGKVNSPAEHPLGPTMGLEGICQFILDRIKPPFRMVGRLYRPVNKELIQKNLQVEIEAQLNFNKMPWSAICSYDSSLRDPELYDRWFLALLKNHDALLTAPLSQKGIGFMMK; translated from the coding sequence ATGCCAGCAAACGAAGGCCCAAAGATATTCGATGCGACTCTAGGAGCTGAGAATGTTTTCGATTTTGCTTCAAGGCTTGATATCGGAGTGCACGCACTTATGATCTACGAGGATATGAAAGCGGCCAGAAGAGCTGAATTCGTTTACCTGGCTGCAGGGCTGGAGAAGAATCAGCCTGCAATTTATCTTAGCAGTAGGGATGAGGCTTCTGATATACTGCATGACATGGAGGAATTTGGTATCGATGTGAAGAAATATGCAGCCAGGAAGATGCTGCTGGTAGGGAAGGTGAATAGCCCTGCTGAACACCCTCTTGGCCCTACGATGGGCTTGGAAGGTATATGTCAGTTCATCCTTGACAGGATTAAACCTCCTTTTAGAATGGTTGGAAGGCTGTATAGGCCTGTAAACAAGGAGCTTATACAGAAGAACCTGCAGGTGGAGATAGAAGCTCAGCTCAACTTCAACAAGATGCCATGGTCAGCTATCTGCTCATATGATTCTTCGCTTAGGGACCCTGAGCTCTATGACAGGTGGTTTCTGGCATTGCTGAAGAATCATGATGCCCTTTTGACTGCGCCACTCAGCCAGAAGGGGATAGGCTTCATGATGAAGTAG
- a CDS encoding MFS transporter — protein MSSDNARDVRMLILLRGMRSFGYGFINTSLGFYLSSLGYKEVAIGVLITAAGFFSAFLIIISGVLSDRLGSRKMFLFISSALMALLGFIYSSFDSFPFLFVGALLGGAGSAGGGGPGGGPFGPAQQALLADKVEDRNRHRIFSLNAMTGTILFSFGALAAGLPELLSRYGIHPLFTYRALFLLFGILGLVSALVSLLLHEGKFVRVERKKGNSSRLIGKFTTTALLNGFGMGLIPLSLITLWFSTYFGAKELPISIMVWASNIASALSYLFAPSMASKLGTVKMIVVTRLIGVAMLASLPLLPSFLIAAPVYVIRGAFVSIGMPIRQSYMMGVVDRESRSTAVGISSGVGWGIPYAVSPAISGYVMQEVSSSLPIFASASFQVANSIVYWYFFHNLPPPEEERLHG, from the coding sequence TTGTCTTCTGATAACGCAAGAGATGTAAGGATGCTTATCTTGCTTCGAGGAATGAGAAGTTTTGGTTATGGGTTCATCAACACCTCTCTCGGTTTCTATCTTAGCAGTTTAGGCTACAAGGAGGTAGCGATAGGAGTTCTTATAACAGCTGCTGGTTTCTTCAGTGCCTTTCTGATAATCATCTCTGGAGTCCTTTCAGACAGGCTGGGAAGCAGAAAGATGTTCCTCTTCATCTCTTCAGCCCTTATGGCTCTGCTTGGATTCATCTATTCCTCATTTGATTCTTTCCCATTCCTCTTTGTTGGGGCCTTGCTTGGCGGAGCAGGTTCTGCTGGAGGAGGAGGGCCAGGAGGAGGCCCTTTTGGTCCTGCCCAGCAGGCACTTTTGGCAGATAAGGTTGAAGACAGAAACAGGCACAGAATATTCAGCCTGAATGCGATGACAGGAACTATCCTTTTCAGCTTTGGAGCTCTGGCTGCAGGCCTGCCTGAACTGCTGAGCAGGTATGGAATTCATCCGCTATTTACCTACAGAGCTCTTTTCCTTCTCTTCGGAATCCTTGGCTTGGTTTCTGCTTTGGTTTCACTCCTTCTCCATGAAGGAAAGTTTGTCAGGGTTGAGAGAAAGAAGGGAAACAGCTCGAGGCTTATAGGAAAGTTCACAACCACAGCATTGCTGAATGGCTTCGGAATGGGACTGATACCCTTATCGCTGATAACACTCTGGTTCAGCACATATTTCGGAGCAAAGGAACTGCCTATCAGCATAATGGTCTGGGCATCGAATATTGCAAGTGCTCTATCATATCTCTTTGCACCTTCAATGGCATCCAAGCTTGGAACTGTAAAGATGATAGTCGTGACAAGGCTGATCGGCGTTGCCATGCTTGCAAGCTTGCCCTTGCTCCCATCTTTCCTCATAGCTGCACCTGTATACGTTATCAGAGGTGCTTTTGTCAGCATAGGGATGCCAATAAGGCAGTCTTACATGATGGGTGTTGTTGACAGGGAATCAAGGTCAACAGCTGTAGGAATAAGCAGCGGCGTAGGATGGGGTATTCCCTATGCTGTAAGTCCTGCAATATCAGGCTATGTGATGCAGGAAGTGAGCAGCAGCTTGCCAATATTTGCCTCTGCTTCCTTCCAAGTGGCAAACAGCATAGTTTACTGGTACTTCTTCCATAACCTGCCTCCTCCAGAAGAGGAAAGGCTGCATGGCTGA
- a CDS encoding archaellin/type IV pilin N-terminal domain-containing protein encodes MNTILRTRRKAVSPVIATVILIAVAVALGIAVAFWASGLTSSFSKYEKLGVNTQYATLSSSCPTGMTAPCWTVTLGGQNTGSSDATITQIQINGVPVVASYVTVTTPSGGSLSNGISVPSGQSFLLSIALDSTGVAVSKAHTFADGQTIQVTIITAAGNNYPASIVLP; translated from the coding sequence ATGAATACAATCTTAAGGACAAGAAGAAAAGCAGTCAGTCCTGTCATAGCTACAGTGATACTCATAGCAGTAGCAGTAGCCCTAGGCATAGCAGTAGCATTCTGGGCATCTGGGTTAACTTCATCGTTCTCCAAGTATGAGAAGTTGGGCGTCAACACTCAATATGCAACTCTCTCCTCCTCCTGTCCCACAGGTATGACAGCTCCGTGCTGGACTGTCACCCTAGGTGGGCAGAATACTGGGAGTTCTGACGCTACCATCACACAAATACAAATTAACGGTGTTCCTGTTGTCGCTAGCTATGTAACGGTTACTACGCCAAGCGGTGGTTCACTTTCAAATGGGATATCGGTCCCATCCGGGCAGTCATTCTTACTAAGCATCGCATTGGATAGCACTGGAGTTGCTGTCTCTAAGGCTCATACCTTCGCTGACGGTCAAACCATCCAGGTCACCATTATCACAGCAGCTGGAAACAACTACCCTGCTTCAATAGTGCTGCCTTAA
- a CDS encoding transcriptional regulator, whose translation MSIDDGQEANEDELKLLSEAINEPALRSSVRVLILISLALNRHLSFTDLIGLTGLGKGSLSNHIDKLEASGFIQSRLVRTFRGQRMVISITPRGLEAYRSFMELLRKIGEKR comes from the coding sequence ATGAGCATAGATGATGGTCAAGAAGCCAACGAGGATGAGCTTAAACTCCTCAGCGAAGCGATAAACGAGCCTGCGCTGCGTTCATCTGTTAGAGTTCTGATTCTAATTTCCCTTGCATTGAACAGACACCTTTCTTTTACTGACCTGATAGGCTTGACTGGGCTTGGAAAGGGAAGTCTGAGTAATCATATAGACAAGCTTGAAGCTTCTGGGTTTATCCAGAGCAGGCTTGTAAGGACCTTCAGGGGCCAAAGGATGGTTATCAGCATAACTCCTAGGGGTCTTGAAGCCTACAGGAGTTTCATGGAATTATTGCGTAAAATAGGCGAAAAGAGGTAA
- a CDS encoding V4R domain-containing protein encodes MNDGEGGDGSSAAKADSLIDRAKLLNVQDERSRIMVGQHVWTNTRNEFRQIFGQVASDVVMFQLWKVYGKAMVKELYKRKILDDDNDQLETLRAILLGFAETYGLSGVSAELKEATGEISLEIANCNFCERATSDKPVCFEVSGMLAGFSEGIMNKKCNVTEIRCIAKGDKACSFIIKIG; translated from the coding sequence GTGAACGATGGGGAAGGAGGGGATGGCTCGTCTGCAGCAAAGGCTGATTCCCTTATCGATAGAGCGAAGCTGCTGAACGTGCAGGATGAAAGAAGCAGGATAATGGTTGGGCAGCATGTATGGACTAATACTAGGAATGAATTCAGGCAGATTTTTGGGCAGGTTGCTTCTGACGTTGTGATGTTTCAGCTCTGGAAGGTTTATGGGAAGGCGATGGTAAAGGAGCTGTACAAAAGAAAAATACTCGATGATGATAATGACCAGCTTGAAACTTTGAGAGCAATCCTTTTGGGTTTTGCAGAGACTTATGGGTTGAGTGGCGTTTCAGCTGAGCTGAAGGAAGCAACAGGCGAGATCTCTCTTGAAATAGCAAATTGCAACTTCTGCGAGAGAGCAACTTCAGATAAGCCAGTTTGCTTTGAGGTTTCGGGGATGCTTGCAGGCTTTTCCGAAGGGATTATGAACAAAAAATGTAACGTTACAGAAATCAGATGTATTGCCAAGGGAGATAAAGCATGCAGTTTCATAATAAAGATAGGTTGA
- a CDS encoding alkaline phosphatase family protein: protein MLKLQNRLLNFVIGGVSVAAGVYLTNAIDLLGATEQIPYVMLGIVAGSLLFSFLSSYIFSKISLLASSAIAIITIASERLYVQSYPLLSNLLIAVLFAGCTSLILPIGRVTRQDEDRKASLIYTYLGSVIIFLAAAGIYLINGYSGLAQIEVGLEIIGLLALLALPLRKRGKYLKELKKGSGDFGQEASKVTVLLTLPLIFILVLSSFQPALAESQETVTPIKHVVIIMMENHSFDNLFGVYPTDSMNQQPLSNVTAGSLTGQIEIPNNLVHAANLPHLSKVPDGIFVTKDPVEGYIAYHLDWANGSMLGFSRNSGEQAMTYFTSSQLGIEWSIAEQYSLADMYFASQLTETAPNRLFSLAGFSPVINDYGPPPYIPYSQSIFSELDNYGISWGYYVQNPSKGTGTLSYFYGMPKKNLGSWQQFFDEAGNNSLPAVSWLMPVDGGAVGYSQGPPADVLKGQLWLLYVIQKVEESPEWNSTAIFITYDEGGGYYDHVSPPNLMGMQLGERVPMILVSPYAKEDYVSHTVMTHTSLLAFIDYNWRIPALNRLVANSNLPIDMFDFNISYSNRQLIRQPIDFESFGFPVPSSASFELGSLGKISSFSSYFPMTPQIPFNQLPYSREGISNLTLASISSTVYVEKNSSFVPFYQSDYLIALLYLVDMSAAWILVRKFND, encoded by the coding sequence ATGCTGAAATTGCAGAACAGGTTGCTTAATTTTGTCATCGGAGGAGTTTCTGTTGCTGCCGGGGTTTATCTTACCAATGCAATAGATCTGCTAGGAGCTACTGAGCAGATACCCTATGTGATGCTGGGAATCGTTGCTGGTTCGCTGCTCTTTTCTTTCCTTTCTTCCTATATCTTCTCAAAAATTTCATTACTAGCTTCTTCTGCGATTGCAATTATCACAATAGCATCTGAGAGGTTATATGTTCAATCTTATCCTTTGCTAAGTAACCTTCTGATTGCAGTCCTGTTCGCTGGATGCACTTCTCTGATACTGCCGATAGGAAGGGTTACAAGGCAGGATGAAGATAGAAAGGCAAGCCTGATTTACACATATCTTGGCTCAGTGATAATATTTCTGGCAGCTGCTGGTATATACCTGATAAACGGCTACAGTGGACTAGCCCAGATAGAAGTAGGACTTGAGATTATCGGTTTGCTGGCTCTGCTTGCATTACCTCTCAGAAAAAGAGGTAAGTATTTGAAAGAATTGAAGAAGGGTTCGGGGGACTTTGGGCAGGAAGCTAGTAAAGTAACTGTGCTGTTGACACTTCCCTTGATTTTTATTCTGGTTCTATCGTCTTTTCAGCCAGCACTTGCCGAAAGCCAAGAAACAGTCACACCCATCAAGCATGTAGTGATAATAATGATGGAGAACCACAGCTTCGATAATCTCTTTGGCGTCTACCCTACAGATAGCATGAATCAACAACCTTTGTCCAACGTAACAGCAGGATCCCTGACTGGCCAGATAGAAATACCAAACAATCTTGTTCATGCTGCAAACCTGCCCCACCTGAGCAAGGTACCCGACGGCATATTCGTAACCAAAGACCCGGTTGAGGGGTACATAGCATACCATCTGGACTGGGCCAATGGCTCGATGCTTGGTTTCTCAAGGAATTCAGGAGAGCAAGCTATGACCTACTTTACCTCATCACAGCTCGGAATAGAATGGAGCATAGCTGAACAGTACTCTCTAGCTGATATGTACTTTGCGAGTCAGCTTACTGAAACAGCTCCTAACAGGCTCTTTAGCCTTGCAGGTTTTTCGCCCGTAATAAACGATTATGGTCCTCCTCCATACATACCCTACAGCCAGTCAATCTTCTCTGAGCTGGATAACTATGGAATAAGCTGGGGATACTACGTTCAGAATCCGAGCAAAGGAACTGGAACTCTTTCATACTTCTATGGCATGCCAAAGAAAAATTTGGGAAGCTGGCAGCAGTTCTTCGACGAAGCTGGGAACAACTCTCTCCCAGCTGTAAGCTGGCTTATGCCTGTGGATGGAGGGGCAGTTGGTTACAGCCAGGGACCTCCTGCAGATGTACTGAAAGGCCAGCTCTGGCTTCTCTATGTTATCCAGAAGGTTGAAGAAAGCCCGGAATGGAATTCTACTGCGATATTCATAACTTACGATGAGGGAGGAGGCTACTACGACCATGTATCGCCACCAAACCTGATGGGAATGCAGCTGGGAGAAAGGGTGCCGATGATACTTGTTTCGCCCTATGCAAAGGAGGACTATGTGTCTCACACAGTGATGACGCATACTTCGCTTCTTGCATTCATAGATTACAACTGGAGAATCCCAGCACTGAACAGGCTTGTAGCAAATTCTAACTTGCCGATAGACATGTTCGACTTCAATATAAGCTACTCTAACAGGCAGTTGATCAGGCAGCCCATAGACTTCGAATCTTTCGGGTTTCCAGTACCCTCCTCAGCATCTTTCGAACTTGGCTCATTAGGAAAGATCAGCAGCTTTTCTTCTTACTTCCCGATGACTCCTCAGATTCCTTTCAATCAGCTGCCATACAGCAGAGAAGGCATATCTAACTTGACTTTAGCAAGCATTTCGTCAACAGTTTACGTTGAAAAGAATAGTTCCTTTGTCCCCTTTTATCAATCCGATTATCTTATAGCCCTGCTTTACTTGGTGGATATGTCTGCAGCATGGATTCTCGTCAGGAAATTCAACGACTGA